In the genome of Macrobrachium nipponense isolate FS-2020 chromosome 42, ASM1510439v2, whole genome shotgun sequence, one region contains:
- the LOC135213058 gene encoding transmembrane protease serine 9-like isoform X1, translating to MLCSPLSNKTRMLSHGKCLLGIGTASNSTTWVMHPVGRPNAPKTLPKDHPLTGMDFTIDPRELATLMREAVKSRIEFDETALSSGNHTLCAGQKAVIHSENFPKRYPKNHRSSWVIEATSTASTISIFCTTFILTKTKPCRGTYLELIGGDLNERFCGKRNGLLQHSTTNVLEINFRTHKKKSPRDGFWCIVSASEVMTTTTGAPESTTATSEASEATTTTAPETQAQTTASPETTEPTTASPETQEPTATSNLIATGPEPSCRPCGTVNRATRLTYDGVTEVNEYPWHVALVYPATNEPFCGGALYNDLFVITTAACAMMVASLRNGAEVLLGSHNLHHPTPTLQRIPVESAAYHPEFNYEDWNHDAGILLLSRRAQLNYWVKPPCLPDPYETYDNVEAVLTGYSGNITATPYEVGRRILSRQQCTQMFGTYATPDKVCAMNPEGGYDMHYIGMGSPLAMEEEDGRWVLIGLSSLEPMVLFTSLAQYLEDLEKLTTDGTNGLCDGNTEQSTTSTQRTTTTPAPTTAGTGSPTVDCKCGRINSVNRIVGGVETGVHEYPWQVAITGASSNVPFCGGSIIADQWILTAAHCVSDARPRNIKVVIGEHNWSNQTETYVTERRDVGRIVVHFGYNSTNLDNDVALLKLTTPIAFSPDNKVAPVCMPIAGEWYREVIATVTGWGVLSQGGSQPYVLHEVDVSTMPNFKCQTFYGDAPITRNMICAGVEEGGQDSCQNDSGGPMVTAGDEAETHVVQIGVVSWGNGCAQPQYPGVYARVTRYLRWIRRVTSGSLVCPVA from the exons ATGTTATGTTCCCCACTCTCAAACAAAACACGAATGTTATCTCATGGCaaa TGCCTCCTGGGTATTGGAACGGCCTCAAACTCTACCAC ATGGGTAATGCATCCCGTGGGACGCCCCAATGCTCCGAAAACACTTCCGAAGGACCATCCTCTGACGGGAATGGATTTCACCATCGACCCAAGGGAGTTGGCAACACTGATGCGTGAGGCTGTGAAGAGTCGGATCGAGTTCGATG AAACTGCGCTGAGCAGCGGAAACCACACTCTCTGCGCCGGCCAGAAAGCTGTCATTCACTCTGAAAACTTCCCTAAGAGGTACCCCAAGAATCACAGGAGTTCCTGGGTCATTGAG GCAACATCAACAGCATCCACGATATCGATTTTCTGCACCACCTTCATCCTGACGAAGACCAAGCCCTGCAGAGGGACTTACCTCGAACTCATTGGTGGAGACCTCAACGAACg GTTCTGCGGGAAGAGAAATGGCCTCCTCCAACATAGCACAACAAACGTCCTGGAGATCAACTTCCGAACTCACAAGAAGAAGAGCCCGAGAGATGGCTTCTGGTGCATCGTCTCAGCTTCAGAAG TTATGACTACAACCACCGGGGCCCCAGAATCTACAACTGCTACCTCTGAAGCATCAGAGGCTACAACCACCACTGCCCCAGAAACCCAAGCACAAACTACAGCGTCCCCAGAAACTACAGAACCAACTACAGCCTCCCCAGAAACCCAAGAGCCTACGGCTACCTCCAATTTGATAGCAACAGGCCCAGAACCTAGTTGTC GTCCTTGTGGAACTGTCAACCGAGCAACCCGCCTCACCTACGATGGAGTGACCGAAGTCAATGAATACCCTTGGCATGTGGCGCTCGTTTACCCCGCCACAAACGAACCATTCTGCGGTGGAGCTCTTTACAACGATCTGTTCGTTATAACAACTGCAGCGTGTGCTATGAT GGTCGCATCTTTGAGAAACGGAGCAGAGGTCCTCCTTGGCTCCCACAACCTTCATCACCCAACACCCACCCTGCAGAGAATACCAGTTGAAAGcgctgcctatcatccagagttCAATTACGAAGACTGGAACCACGACGCTGGAATTCTGCTTCTCTCCAGACGGGCACAGCTAAATTACTGGGTCAAACCTCCCTGTCTTCCCGACCCTTACGAAACTTACGATAATGTTGAGGCTGTTCTCACTGGTTATTCAG ggAATATCACAGCTACTCCATACGAAGTTGGAAGGAGGATCTTATCAAGACAACAGTGCACCCAAATGTTTGGTACATACGCGACACCTGATAAGGTTTGCGCCATGAACCCAGAAGGCGGATATGATATGCATTAT ATCGGCATGGGTAGCCCGTTAGCCATGGAAGAAGAAGATGGTAGATGGGTTCTCATTGGTCTGTCTTCTCTTGAGCCAATGGTGCTCTTCACCAGCTTGGCTC AGTATTTGGAAGATCTTGAAAAGCTAACAACGGATGGAACGAATGGCCTGTGTGATGGCAACACTGAGCAATCTACTACCTCCACACAGAGGACCACCACCACACCTGCACCAACCACAGCTGGAACTGGATCTCCCACAGTGGACTGTA AGTGTGGACGCATAAACTCAGTCAACAGGATCGTAGGAGGAGTCGAGACCGGTGTCCACGAATACCCCTGGCAAGTGGCCATCACTGGTGCCTCCAGCAATGTTCCATTTTGTGGAGGTTCCATCATCGCTGACCAGTGGATCCTAACTGCTGCTCACTGCGTTTCAGA TGCTCGGCCTAGGAACATTAAAGTCGTGATCGGCGAACATAACTGGAGCAACCAGACGGAGACTTATGTAACTGAGAGGAGAGACGTCGGAAGG ATCGTCGTCCACTTCGGTTACAACTCGACCAACTTAGATAATGACGTTGCTTTGCTGAAACTGACCACACCAATTGCTTTCTCGCCCGACAACAAAGTCGCCCCTGTCTGCATGCCGATCGCTGGCGAATGGTACAGGGAAGTGATCGCTACGGTTACCGGATGGGGGGTTCTCTCCCAAG GCGGTTCTCAGCCTTATGTGCTACATGAAGTGGACGTCTCGACTATGCCGAACTTCAAGTGCCAGACATTCTACGGCGATGCTCCCATTACGAGGAATATGATCTGCGCCGGTGTCGAGGAAGGCGGACAGGATTCttgccag AATGATTCAGGCGGCCCTATGGTTACTGCTGGAGACGAAGCAGAGACTCACGTAGTCCAGATCGGCGTGGTGTCCTGGGGCAACGGTTGTGCCCAACCACAATACCCTGGGGTATACGCCCGTGTAACCA GATATCTCCGATGGATCAGGCGAGTTACCAGCGGTTCTCTCGTGTGTCCTGTGGCGTAG
- the LOC135213058 gene encoding transmembrane protease serine 9-like isoform X4: protein MHPVGRPNAPKTLPKDHPLTGMDFTIDPRELATLMREAVKSRIEFDETALSSGNHTLCAGQKAVIHSENFPKRYPKNHRSSWVIEATSTASTISIFCTTFILTKTKPCRGTYLELIGGDLNERFCGKRNGLLQHSTTNVLEINFRTHKKKSPRDGFWCIVSASEVMTTTTGAPESTTATSEASEATTTTAPETQAQTTASPETTEPTTASPETQEPTATSNLIATGPEPSCRPCGTVNRATRLTYDGVTEVNEYPWHVALVYPATNEPFCGGALYNDLFVITTAACAMMVASLRNGAEVLLGSHNLHHPTPTLQRIPVESAAYHPEFNYEDWNHDAGILLLSRRAQLNYWVKPPCLPDPYETYDNVEAVLTGYSGNITATPYEVGRRILSRQQCTQMFGTYATPDKVCAMNPEGGYDMHYIGMGSPLAMEEEDGRWVLIGLSSLEPMVLFTSLAQYLEDLEKLTTDGTNGLCDGNTEQSTTSTQRTTTTPAPTTAGTGSPTVDCKCGRINSVNRIVGGVETGVHEYPWQVAITGASSNVPFCGGSIIADQWILTAAHCVSDARPRNIKVVIGEHNWSNQTETYVTERRDVGRIVVHFGYNSTNLDNDVALLKLTTPIAFSPDNKVAPVCMPIAGEWYREVIATVTGWGVLSQGGSQPYVLHEVDVSTMPNFKCQTFYGDAPITRNMICAGVEEGGQDSCQNDSGGPMVTAGDEAETHVVQIGVVSWGNGCAQPQYPGVYARVTRYLRWIRRVTSGSLVCPVA, encoded by the exons ATGCATCCCGTGGGACGCCCCAATGCTCCGAAAACACTTCCGAAGGACCATCCTCTGACGGGAATGGATTTCACCATCGACCCAAGGGAGTTGGCAACACTGATGCGTGAGGCTGTGAAGAGTCGGATCGAGTTCGATG AAACTGCGCTGAGCAGCGGAAACCACACTCTCTGCGCCGGCCAGAAAGCTGTCATTCACTCTGAAAACTTCCCTAAGAGGTACCCCAAGAATCACAGGAGTTCCTGGGTCATTGAG GCAACATCAACAGCATCCACGATATCGATTTTCTGCACCACCTTCATCCTGACGAAGACCAAGCCCTGCAGAGGGACTTACCTCGAACTCATTGGTGGAGACCTCAACGAACg GTTCTGCGGGAAGAGAAATGGCCTCCTCCAACATAGCACAACAAACGTCCTGGAGATCAACTTCCGAACTCACAAGAAGAAGAGCCCGAGAGATGGCTTCTGGTGCATCGTCTCAGCTTCAGAAG TTATGACTACAACCACCGGGGCCCCAGAATCTACAACTGCTACCTCTGAAGCATCAGAGGCTACAACCACCACTGCCCCAGAAACCCAAGCACAAACTACAGCGTCCCCAGAAACTACAGAACCAACTACAGCCTCCCCAGAAACCCAAGAGCCTACGGCTACCTCCAATTTGATAGCAACAGGCCCAGAACCTAGTTGTC GTCCTTGTGGAACTGTCAACCGAGCAACCCGCCTCACCTACGATGGAGTGACCGAAGTCAATGAATACCCTTGGCATGTGGCGCTCGTTTACCCCGCCACAAACGAACCATTCTGCGGTGGAGCTCTTTACAACGATCTGTTCGTTATAACAACTGCAGCGTGTGCTATGAT GGTCGCATCTTTGAGAAACGGAGCAGAGGTCCTCCTTGGCTCCCACAACCTTCATCACCCAACACCCACCCTGCAGAGAATACCAGTTGAAAGcgctgcctatcatccagagttCAATTACGAAGACTGGAACCACGACGCTGGAATTCTGCTTCTCTCCAGACGGGCACAGCTAAATTACTGGGTCAAACCTCCCTGTCTTCCCGACCCTTACGAAACTTACGATAATGTTGAGGCTGTTCTCACTGGTTATTCAG ggAATATCACAGCTACTCCATACGAAGTTGGAAGGAGGATCTTATCAAGACAACAGTGCACCCAAATGTTTGGTACATACGCGACACCTGATAAGGTTTGCGCCATGAACCCAGAAGGCGGATATGATATGCATTAT ATCGGCATGGGTAGCCCGTTAGCCATGGAAGAAGAAGATGGTAGATGGGTTCTCATTGGTCTGTCTTCTCTTGAGCCAATGGTGCTCTTCACCAGCTTGGCTC AGTATTTGGAAGATCTTGAAAAGCTAACAACGGATGGAACGAATGGCCTGTGTGATGGCAACACTGAGCAATCTACTACCTCCACACAGAGGACCACCACCACACCTGCACCAACCACAGCTGGAACTGGATCTCCCACAGTGGACTGTA AGTGTGGACGCATAAACTCAGTCAACAGGATCGTAGGAGGAGTCGAGACCGGTGTCCACGAATACCCCTGGCAAGTGGCCATCACTGGTGCCTCCAGCAATGTTCCATTTTGTGGAGGTTCCATCATCGCTGACCAGTGGATCCTAACTGCTGCTCACTGCGTTTCAGA TGCTCGGCCTAGGAACATTAAAGTCGTGATCGGCGAACATAACTGGAGCAACCAGACGGAGACTTATGTAACTGAGAGGAGAGACGTCGGAAGG ATCGTCGTCCACTTCGGTTACAACTCGACCAACTTAGATAATGACGTTGCTTTGCTGAAACTGACCACACCAATTGCTTTCTCGCCCGACAACAAAGTCGCCCCTGTCTGCATGCCGATCGCTGGCGAATGGTACAGGGAAGTGATCGCTACGGTTACCGGATGGGGGGTTCTCTCCCAAG GCGGTTCTCAGCCTTATGTGCTACATGAAGTGGACGTCTCGACTATGCCGAACTTCAAGTGCCAGACATTCTACGGCGATGCTCCCATTACGAGGAATATGATCTGCGCCGGTGTCGAGGAAGGCGGACAGGATTCttgccag AATGATTCAGGCGGCCCTATGGTTACTGCTGGAGACGAAGCAGAGACTCACGTAGTCCAGATCGGCGTGGTGTCCTGGGGCAACGGTTGTGCCCAACCACAATACCCTGGGGTATACGCCCGTGTAACCA GATATCTCCGATGGATCAGGCGAGTTACCAGCGGTTCTCTCGTGTGTCCTGTGGCGTAG
- the LOC135213058 gene encoding transmembrane protease serine 9-like isoform X3, with product MLCSPLSNKTRMLSHGKCLLGIGTASNSTTWVMHPVGRPNAPKTLPKDHPLTGMDFTIDPRELATLMREAVKSRIEFDETALSSGNHTLCAGQKAVIHSENFPKRYPKNHRSSWVIEATSTASTISIFCTTFILTKTKPCRGTYLELIGGDLNERFCGKRNGLLQHSTTNVLEINFRTHKKKSPRDGFWCIVSASEVMTTTTGAPESTTATSEASEATTTTAPETQAQTTASPETTEPTTASPETQEPTATSNLIATGPEPSCRPCGTVNRATRLTYDGVTEVNEYPWHVALVYPATNEPFCGGALYNDLFVITTAACAMMVASLRNGAEVLLGSHNLHHPTPTLQRIPVESAAYHPEFNYEDWNHDAGILLLSRRAQLNYWVKPPCLPDPYETYDNVEAVLTGYSGNITATPYEVGRRILSRQQCTQMFGTYATPDKVCAMNPEGGYDMHYIGMGSPLAMEEEDGRWVLIGLSSLEPMVLFTSLAHLEKLTTDGTNGLCDGNTEQSTTSTQRTTTTPAPTTAGTGSPTVDCKCGRINSVNRIVGGVETGVHEYPWQVAITGASSNVPFCGGSIIADQWILTAAHCVSDARPRNIKVVIGEHNWSNQTETYVTERRDVGRIVVHFGYNSTNLDNDVALLKLTTPIAFSPDNKVAPVCMPIAGEWYREVIATVTGWGVLSQGGSQPYVLHEVDVSTMPNFKCQTFYGDAPITRNMICAGVEEGGQDSCQNDSGGPMVTAGDEAETHVVQIGVVSWGNGCAQPQYPGVYARVTRYLRWIRRVTSGSLVCPVA from the exons ATGTTATGTTCCCCACTCTCAAACAAAACACGAATGTTATCTCATGGCaaa TGCCTCCTGGGTATTGGAACGGCCTCAAACTCTACCAC ATGGGTAATGCATCCCGTGGGACGCCCCAATGCTCCGAAAACACTTCCGAAGGACCATCCTCTGACGGGAATGGATTTCACCATCGACCCAAGGGAGTTGGCAACACTGATGCGTGAGGCTGTGAAGAGTCGGATCGAGTTCGATG AAACTGCGCTGAGCAGCGGAAACCACACTCTCTGCGCCGGCCAGAAAGCTGTCATTCACTCTGAAAACTTCCCTAAGAGGTACCCCAAGAATCACAGGAGTTCCTGGGTCATTGAG GCAACATCAACAGCATCCACGATATCGATTTTCTGCACCACCTTCATCCTGACGAAGACCAAGCCCTGCAGAGGGACTTACCTCGAACTCATTGGTGGAGACCTCAACGAACg GTTCTGCGGGAAGAGAAATGGCCTCCTCCAACATAGCACAACAAACGTCCTGGAGATCAACTTCCGAACTCACAAGAAGAAGAGCCCGAGAGATGGCTTCTGGTGCATCGTCTCAGCTTCAGAAG TTATGACTACAACCACCGGGGCCCCAGAATCTACAACTGCTACCTCTGAAGCATCAGAGGCTACAACCACCACTGCCCCAGAAACCCAAGCACAAACTACAGCGTCCCCAGAAACTACAGAACCAACTACAGCCTCCCCAGAAACCCAAGAGCCTACGGCTACCTCCAATTTGATAGCAACAGGCCCAGAACCTAGTTGTC GTCCTTGTGGAACTGTCAACCGAGCAACCCGCCTCACCTACGATGGAGTGACCGAAGTCAATGAATACCCTTGGCATGTGGCGCTCGTTTACCCCGCCACAAACGAACCATTCTGCGGTGGAGCTCTTTACAACGATCTGTTCGTTATAACAACTGCAGCGTGTGCTATGAT GGTCGCATCTTTGAGAAACGGAGCAGAGGTCCTCCTTGGCTCCCACAACCTTCATCACCCAACACCCACCCTGCAGAGAATACCAGTTGAAAGcgctgcctatcatccagagttCAATTACGAAGACTGGAACCACGACGCTGGAATTCTGCTTCTCTCCAGACGGGCACAGCTAAATTACTGGGTCAAACCTCCCTGTCTTCCCGACCCTTACGAAACTTACGATAATGTTGAGGCTGTTCTCACTGGTTATTCAG ggAATATCACAGCTACTCCATACGAAGTTGGAAGGAGGATCTTATCAAGACAACAGTGCACCCAAATGTTTGGTACATACGCGACACCTGATAAGGTTTGCGCCATGAACCCAGAAGGCGGATATGATATGCATTAT ATCGGCATGGGTAGCCCGTTAGCCATGGAAGAAGAAGATGGTAGATGGGTTCTCATTGGTCTGTCTTCTCTTGAGCCAATGGTGCTCTTCACCAGCTTGGCTC ATCTTGAAAAGCTAACAACGGATGGAACGAATGGCCTGTGTGATGGCAACACTGAGCAATCTACTACCTCCACACAGAGGACCACCACCACACCTGCACCAACCACAGCTGGAACTGGATCTCCCACAGTGGACTGTA AGTGTGGACGCATAAACTCAGTCAACAGGATCGTAGGAGGAGTCGAGACCGGTGTCCACGAATACCCCTGGCAAGTGGCCATCACTGGTGCCTCCAGCAATGTTCCATTTTGTGGAGGTTCCATCATCGCTGACCAGTGGATCCTAACTGCTGCTCACTGCGTTTCAGA TGCTCGGCCTAGGAACATTAAAGTCGTGATCGGCGAACATAACTGGAGCAACCAGACGGAGACTTATGTAACTGAGAGGAGAGACGTCGGAAGG ATCGTCGTCCACTTCGGTTACAACTCGACCAACTTAGATAATGACGTTGCTTTGCTGAAACTGACCACACCAATTGCTTTCTCGCCCGACAACAAAGTCGCCCCTGTCTGCATGCCGATCGCTGGCGAATGGTACAGGGAAGTGATCGCTACGGTTACCGGATGGGGGGTTCTCTCCCAAG GCGGTTCTCAGCCTTATGTGCTACATGAAGTGGACGTCTCGACTATGCCGAACTTCAAGTGCCAGACATTCTACGGCGATGCTCCCATTACGAGGAATATGATCTGCGCCGGTGTCGAGGAAGGCGGACAGGATTCttgccag AATGATTCAGGCGGCCCTATGGTTACTGCTGGAGACGAAGCAGAGACTCACGTAGTCCAGATCGGCGTGGTGTCCTGGGGCAACGGTTGTGCCCAACCACAATACCCTGGGGTATACGCCCGTGTAACCA GATATCTCCGATGGATCAGGCGAGTTACCAGCGGTTCTCTCGTGTGTCCTGTGGCGTAG
- the LOC135213058 gene encoding transmembrane protease serine 9-like isoform X2, whose translation MEVWTPVIVLAFLCLLGIGTASNSTTWVMHPVGRPNAPKTLPKDHPLTGMDFTIDPRELATLMREAVKSRIEFDETALSSGNHTLCAGQKAVIHSENFPKRYPKNHRSSWVIEATSTASTISIFCTTFILTKTKPCRGTYLELIGGDLNERFCGKRNGLLQHSTTNVLEINFRTHKKKSPRDGFWCIVSASEVMTTTTGAPESTTATSEASEATTTTAPETQAQTTASPETTEPTTASPETQEPTATSNLIATGPEPSCRPCGTVNRATRLTYDGVTEVNEYPWHVALVYPATNEPFCGGALYNDLFVITTAACAMMVASLRNGAEVLLGSHNLHHPTPTLQRIPVESAAYHPEFNYEDWNHDAGILLLSRRAQLNYWVKPPCLPDPYETYDNVEAVLTGYSGNITATPYEVGRRILSRQQCTQMFGTYATPDKVCAMNPEGGYDMHYIGMGSPLAMEEEDGRWVLIGLSSLEPMVLFTSLAQYLEDLEKLTTDGTNGLCDGNTEQSTTSTQRTTTTPAPTTAGTGSPTVDCKCGRINSVNRIVGGVETGVHEYPWQVAITGASSNVPFCGGSIIADQWILTAAHCVSDARPRNIKVVIGEHNWSNQTETYVTERRDVGRIVVHFGYNSTNLDNDVALLKLTTPIAFSPDNKVAPVCMPIAGEWYREVIATVTGWGVLSQGGSQPYVLHEVDVSTMPNFKCQTFYGDAPITRNMICAGVEEGGQDSCQNDSGGPMVTAGDEAETHVVQIGVVSWGNGCAQPQYPGVYARVTRYLRWIRRVTSGSLVCPVA comes from the exons ATGGAAGTCTGGACACCAGTAATAGTCTTAGCGTTCCTG TGCCTCCTGGGTATTGGAACGGCCTCAAACTCTACCAC ATGGGTAATGCATCCCGTGGGACGCCCCAATGCTCCGAAAACACTTCCGAAGGACCATCCTCTGACGGGAATGGATTTCACCATCGACCCAAGGGAGTTGGCAACACTGATGCGTGAGGCTGTGAAGAGTCGGATCGAGTTCGATG AAACTGCGCTGAGCAGCGGAAACCACACTCTCTGCGCCGGCCAGAAAGCTGTCATTCACTCTGAAAACTTCCCTAAGAGGTACCCCAAGAATCACAGGAGTTCCTGGGTCATTGAG GCAACATCAACAGCATCCACGATATCGATTTTCTGCACCACCTTCATCCTGACGAAGACCAAGCCCTGCAGAGGGACTTACCTCGAACTCATTGGTGGAGACCTCAACGAACg GTTCTGCGGGAAGAGAAATGGCCTCCTCCAACATAGCACAACAAACGTCCTGGAGATCAACTTCCGAACTCACAAGAAGAAGAGCCCGAGAGATGGCTTCTGGTGCATCGTCTCAGCTTCAGAAG TTATGACTACAACCACCGGGGCCCCAGAATCTACAACTGCTACCTCTGAAGCATCAGAGGCTACAACCACCACTGCCCCAGAAACCCAAGCACAAACTACAGCGTCCCCAGAAACTACAGAACCAACTACAGCCTCCCCAGAAACCCAAGAGCCTACGGCTACCTCCAATTTGATAGCAACAGGCCCAGAACCTAGTTGTC GTCCTTGTGGAACTGTCAACCGAGCAACCCGCCTCACCTACGATGGAGTGACCGAAGTCAATGAATACCCTTGGCATGTGGCGCTCGTTTACCCCGCCACAAACGAACCATTCTGCGGTGGAGCTCTTTACAACGATCTGTTCGTTATAACAACTGCAGCGTGTGCTATGAT GGTCGCATCTTTGAGAAACGGAGCAGAGGTCCTCCTTGGCTCCCACAACCTTCATCACCCAACACCCACCCTGCAGAGAATACCAGTTGAAAGcgctgcctatcatccagagttCAATTACGAAGACTGGAACCACGACGCTGGAATTCTGCTTCTCTCCAGACGGGCACAGCTAAATTACTGGGTCAAACCTCCCTGTCTTCCCGACCCTTACGAAACTTACGATAATGTTGAGGCTGTTCTCACTGGTTATTCAG ggAATATCACAGCTACTCCATACGAAGTTGGAAGGAGGATCTTATCAAGACAACAGTGCACCCAAATGTTTGGTACATACGCGACACCTGATAAGGTTTGCGCCATGAACCCAGAAGGCGGATATGATATGCATTAT ATCGGCATGGGTAGCCCGTTAGCCATGGAAGAAGAAGATGGTAGATGGGTTCTCATTGGTCTGTCTTCTCTTGAGCCAATGGTGCTCTTCACCAGCTTGGCTC AGTATTTGGAAGATCTTGAAAAGCTAACAACGGATGGAACGAATGGCCTGTGTGATGGCAACACTGAGCAATCTACTACCTCCACACAGAGGACCACCACCACACCTGCACCAACCACAGCTGGAACTGGATCTCCCACAGTGGACTGTA AGTGTGGACGCATAAACTCAGTCAACAGGATCGTAGGAGGAGTCGAGACCGGTGTCCACGAATACCCCTGGCAAGTGGCCATCACTGGTGCCTCCAGCAATGTTCCATTTTGTGGAGGTTCCATCATCGCTGACCAGTGGATCCTAACTGCTGCTCACTGCGTTTCAGA TGCTCGGCCTAGGAACATTAAAGTCGTGATCGGCGAACATAACTGGAGCAACCAGACGGAGACTTATGTAACTGAGAGGAGAGACGTCGGAAGG ATCGTCGTCCACTTCGGTTACAACTCGACCAACTTAGATAATGACGTTGCTTTGCTGAAACTGACCACACCAATTGCTTTCTCGCCCGACAACAAAGTCGCCCCTGTCTGCATGCCGATCGCTGGCGAATGGTACAGGGAAGTGATCGCTACGGTTACCGGATGGGGGGTTCTCTCCCAAG GCGGTTCTCAGCCTTATGTGCTACATGAAGTGGACGTCTCGACTATGCCGAACTTCAAGTGCCAGACATTCTACGGCGATGCTCCCATTACGAGGAATATGATCTGCGCCGGTGTCGAGGAAGGCGGACAGGATTCttgccag AATGATTCAGGCGGCCCTATGGTTACTGCTGGAGACGAAGCAGAGACTCACGTAGTCCAGATCGGCGTGGTGTCCTGGGGCAACGGTTGTGCCCAACCACAATACCCTGGGGTATACGCCCGTGTAACCA GATATCTCCGATGGATCAGGCGAGTTACCAGCGGTTCTCTCGTGTGTCCTGTGGCGTAG